The following are encoded together in the Naumannella cuiyingiana genome:
- the lpdA gene encoding dihydrolipoyl dehydrogenase gives MSAQHFDVVVLGAGPGGYVAAIRAAQLGLKTAIVEKKYWGGVCLNVGCIPSKALLRNAELAHIFNHQAKTFGISGEATFDFGVAHSRSRQVADRMVKGVHYLMKKNKITEFDGWGTFTDPKTIEVELNGGGTETLTFDNCIIAAGATTKLLPGTEVSDRVVTYEEQILTNELPKSVIVAGAGAIGVEFAFVMANYGVDVTIVEFLDRIVPTEDPEISAELAKAYKKLGVKLLTSTKVDKIEEHPDGVRVIVSGADGSDSQVLEADKVLQAIGFAPRLTGYGLEKAGVATTDRGAIEIDDFMRTNVNGVYAIGDVTGKLMLAHTAEAQGVVAAETIAGADTMPINYDMIPRATYCQPQIGSFGYTEAQAKERGYDVKVAKFPFSANGKAQGLGETVGFIKVVADAAHNELLGAHLIGPEVTELLPELTLAQMWDLTADEVARNIHAHPTLTEVLKEGVEGIAGHMINL, from the coding sequence AATGTCGGATGTATCCCGTCCAAGGCGCTGCTGCGCAATGCGGAGCTGGCCCACATCTTCAACCACCAGGCCAAGACCTTCGGGATCAGCGGGGAGGCGACCTTCGACTTCGGGGTGGCGCACTCGCGCAGCCGCCAGGTCGCCGACCGGATGGTCAAGGGCGTGCACTACCTGATGAAGAAGAACAAGATCACCGAGTTCGACGGCTGGGGCACCTTCACCGACCCGAAGACGATCGAGGTCGAGCTGAACGGGGGCGGCACCGAGACGCTGACCTTCGACAACTGCATCATCGCGGCCGGGGCGACCACCAAGCTGCTGCCGGGCACCGAGGTGTCCGACCGAGTGGTCACCTACGAGGAGCAGATCCTCACCAACGAGCTGCCGAAGTCGGTGATCGTCGCCGGCGCCGGCGCGATCGGCGTGGAGTTCGCCTTCGTGATGGCCAACTACGGCGTCGACGTGACCATCGTCGAGTTCCTGGACCGGATCGTGCCGACCGAGGACCCGGAGATTTCCGCCGAGCTCGCCAAGGCGTACAAGAAGCTCGGCGTGAAACTGCTCACCTCGACCAAGGTCGACAAGATCGAGGAGCATCCCGACGGGGTGAGGGTGATCGTCAGCGGCGCGGACGGATCCGACTCCCAGGTGCTGGAGGCCGACAAGGTCCTGCAGGCCATCGGCTTCGCGCCGCGGCTGACCGGCTACGGCCTGGAGAAGGCCGGCGTCGCCACCACCGACCGCGGAGCGATCGAGATCGACGACTTCATGCGTACCAATGTCAACGGGGTGTACGCCATCGGCGACGTGACCGGAAAGCTGATGCTCGCCCACACCGCCGAGGCGCAGGGCGTCGTCGCCGCGGAGACCATCGCCGGCGCCGACACCATGCCGATCAACTACGACATGATCCCGCGCGCCACCTACTGCCAGCCGCAGATCGGGTCGTTCGGCTACACCGAGGCCCAGGCCAAGGAGCGCGGCTACGACGTGAAGGTCGCCAAGTTCCCGTTCAGCGCCAACGGCAAGGCCCAGGGCCTCGGCGAGACCGTCGGCTTCATCAAGGTGGTGGCCGATGCGGCGCACAACGAGCTGCTCGGCGCGCACCTGATCGGGCCCGAGGTGACCGAGCTGCTGCCCGAGCTGACGCTGGCCCAGATGTGGGACCTGACCGCCGACGAGGTCGCCCGCAACATCCACGCCCACCCGACGCTGACCGAGGTGCTCAAGGAGGGCGTCGAGGGCATCGCGGGCCACATGATCAACCTCTGA
- a CDS encoding HhH-GPD-type base excision DNA repair protein: protein MAMHITGDPAADDLLDRDDNALLIGMTLDQQIPMEKAFSGPAVIAERMGGRFDVAAIAAMDTDAFVALCSRPPAVHRFPGSMGKRVQQVASALVEDYAGAAANIWAGVDDAATVLKRLKALPGFGDQKARIFLALIAKQRGVRPTGWEAAAGDYAAAGHRSVADVTDEASLQQVRAYKKEQKAAAKAAAADKS from the coding sequence ATGGCGATGCACATCACCGGCGATCCTGCCGCCGACGACCTGCTCGACCGCGACGACAACGCGCTGCTGATCGGGATGACGCTGGACCAGCAGATCCCGATGGAGAAGGCCTTCTCCGGCCCGGCCGTGATCGCGGAGCGGATGGGCGGCAGGTTCGATGTCGCGGCCATCGCGGCGATGGACACGGACGCCTTCGTGGCGCTGTGCTCGCGCCCGCCCGCGGTGCACCGCTTCCCGGGCTCGATGGGCAAGCGGGTGCAGCAGGTGGCCAGCGCGCTGGTCGAGGACTACGCGGGCGCCGCCGCCAACATCTGGGCCGGCGTCGACGACGCGGCGACCGTGCTCAAGCGCCTCAAGGCGCTGCCGGGCTTCGGCGACCAGAAGGCCAGGATCTTCCTCGCCCTGATCGCCAAGCAGCGCGGGGTACGCCCGACCGGCTGGGAGGCGGCGGCGGGCGACTACGCGGCGGCGGGCCACCGGTCCGTCGCCGATGTCACCGACGAGGCCAGCCTCCAGCAGGTGCGGGCGTACAAGAAGGAGCAGAAGGCGGCCGCCAAAGCCGCCGCGGCGGACAAGTCGTGA
- a CDS encoding (deoxy)nucleoside triphosphate pyrophosphohydrolase, whose amino-acid sequence MTRTLVVAAAIVRDGRVLATRRRYPPALAGRWEFPGGKVEPGERPTDALARELVEELGVRAELGPEIAPDAGGAWPIDERLELRLWWAWVRPDSPEPTPGHGHDRLVWLPPDELSRLDWLDPDRPMVDRMRRDGLPGAPT is encoded by the coding sequence ATGACGCGCACGCTGGTGGTCGCGGCCGCGATCGTCCGCGACGGGCGGGTGCTGGCCACCCGGCGGCGCTATCCGCCCGCGCTGGCCGGCCGCTGGGAGTTCCCCGGCGGCAAGGTCGAACCGGGGGAGCGGCCGACGGACGCGCTGGCCCGCGAACTCGTGGAGGAGTTGGGCGTGCGCGCGGAGCTGGGGCCCGAGATCGCTCCCGATGCCGGCGGCGCCTGGCCGATCGACGAGCGCCTCGAGCTGCGCCTGTGGTGGGCATGGGTACGCCCGGACAGCCCCGAGCCCACGCCGGGCCACGGTCACGACCGGCTGGTCTGGCTCCCGCCGGACGAGCTCTCCCGGCTGGACTGGCTGGACCCCGACCGGCCGATGGTGGACCGAATGCGCCGCGACGGGCTGCCGGGCGCTCCTACTTGA
- a CDS encoding DUF1206 domain-containing protein, with the protein MGDVGDRAKRAGQQAADRGEQAGEAIQQSKPYQALVALGLVSYGIVHLLIAWIALQLAWGLGSGDASNTGALRQLAAQPFGNVLLIIVAVGLFALTLWQLLEAAIGHTHIETPKRYARRAGSVGKAIIYLLLGISAARAATGGAQSDSNASQESASAQLLALPFGQALVVLAGAVILGIGVAQIVKGVRRSFRDDLDGAVPQWALRLGTAGYVAKGVALGIVGALFAWAGISYDPGAAGGMDDALRTLLDQPFGPFLLSALALGLACFGVYCFVWARNARHEKA; encoded by the coding sequence ATGGGCGACGTGGGTGACCGGGCGAAACGAGCGGGCCAACAGGCCGCGGACCGGGGCGAGCAGGCCGGCGAGGCGATCCAGCAGAGCAAGCCCTATCAGGCGCTCGTCGCGCTCGGGCTGGTCAGCTACGGGATCGTCCACCTGCTGATCGCCTGGATCGCGCTACAGCTCGCCTGGGGCCTCGGCAGCGGAGACGCGTCCAACACGGGCGCGCTGCGCCAGCTCGCGGCCCAACCCTTCGGGAACGTCTTGTTGATCATCGTCGCGGTCGGGCTGTTCGCGCTGACCCTGTGGCAGTTGCTGGAGGCGGCCATCGGCCACACCCACATCGAGACCCCCAAGCGGTACGCCCGCCGGGCGGGCTCGGTCGGCAAGGCGATCATCTACCTGCTGCTTGGGATCAGCGCCGCGCGGGCGGCCACGGGCGGGGCACAGTCCGATTCCAATGCCAGCCAGGAGAGCGCCTCGGCGCAGTTGTTGGCGCTGCCGTTCGGGCAGGCGCTGGTGGTGCTCGCGGGGGCGGTGATCCTCGGCATCGGCGTCGCGCAGATCGTCAAGGGGGTACGCCGCAGCTTCCGCGACGACCTCGACGGCGCCGTCCCGCAGTGGGCGCTGCGCCTCGGCACCGCGGGCTACGTCGCCAAGGGGGTCGCGCTCGGCATCGTCGGCGCGCTGTTCGCCTGGGCCGGGATCAGCTACGACCCGGGTGCGGCCGGCGGCATGGACGACGCCCTGCGTACCCTGCTCGACCAGCCGTTCGGCCCGTTCCTGCTCAGCGCGCTGGCGCTCGGCCTGGCCTGCTTCGGCGTCTACTGCTTCGTCTGGGCGCGCAATGCCCGCCACGAGAAGGCATGA
- a CDS encoding glycosyltransferase, which yields MQRKSVAAVVVAYNRRELLTETLTALLAQERVPDRIVVVDNGSTDGTSELVSERFPAVELTTLPRNTGGAGGFAVGVERALLAGQGADWVWLMDDDTVPGPGALGALLDAADRLAEPELLASRVVWTDGRDHPMNMPRVRPFADAADRGDAERVGAYPVRSASFVSTLVRASAVRRAGLPIADYFLWNDDFEFTTRLLRHGRGYLVRGSTVTHKTKVFGGTDADPGPRFYLEVRNKVWLLGRGRSLGPLERLLYVGSTLRRWARTIARSRRRRVLADGLVRGLRDGLARGPRHNADVLADLPAPLVVGQRALGGRP from the coding sequence ATGCAGCGCAAGTCCGTCGCGGCCGTCGTGGTCGCGTACAACCGGCGCGAGCTGCTGACCGAGACCCTCACGGCGCTACTGGCCCAGGAGCGGGTCCCCGACCGGATCGTCGTCGTCGACAACGGTTCGACCGACGGCACCAGCGAGCTCGTCTCCGAGCGGTTTCCCGCCGTCGAGTTGACCACCCTGCCGCGCAACACGGGCGGGGCGGGCGGGTTCGCCGTCGGTGTCGAACGCGCGCTGCTGGCCGGGCAGGGGGCGGACTGGGTCTGGCTGATGGACGACGACACCGTGCCGGGGCCGGGCGCCCTGGGCGCGCTGCTCGACGCGGCGGATCGTTTGGCAGAGCCGGAGCTGCTCGCCTCGCGGGTGGTCTGGACCGACGGCCGCGACCACCCGATGAACATGCCCCGGGTGCGGCCGTTCGCGGACGCCGCGGATCGCGGGGACGCCGAGCGCGTCGGCGCGTATCCGGTCCGCTCGGCCTCGTTCGTCTCCACCCTGGTCCGCGCCTCGGCGGTGCGCCGCGCCGGGCTGCCGATCGCCGACTACTTCTTGTGGAACGACGACTTCGAGTTCACCACCCGGCTGCTGCGTCACGGCCGCGGCTATCTGGTGCGGGGGAGCACCGTCACGCACAAGACCAAGGTGTTCGGCGGTACCGACGCCGATCCCGGCCCGCGGTTCTATCTGGAGGTACGCAACAAGGTCTGGCTGCTCGGGCGCGGCCGCTCGCTCGGGCCGCTGGAGCGGCTGCTCTATGTCGGGTCCACGCTGCGGCGGTGGGCCAGGACGATCGCGCGCTCGCGTCGGCGGCGGGTGCTGGCCGACGGACTCGTCCGCGGCCTGCGGGACGGGCTGGCCCGCGGACCGCGGCACAATGCCGACGTGCTCGCCGACCTGCCCGCACCGCTGGTGGTCGGGCAGCGCGCGCTCGGGGGCCGCCCGTGA
- a CDS encoding glycosyltransferase, with protein MSVEPFSVLLPVYAGDRPDHFRRALRSVTTEQQRAPDEVVLVQDGPVSVELAAAIEHARGDCPVRLVHVSIGTNIGLSGALTEGLAACRNDVVARMDAD; from the coding sequence GTGAGCGTCGAACCGTTCTCCGTGTTGTTGCCGGTCTATGCCGGCGACCGCCCCGACCACTTCCGCCGCGCCCTGCGCAGCGTGACCACCGAACAGCAGCGCGCCCCCGACGAGGTGGTGTTGGTGCAGGACGGGCCGGTGTCGGTCGAGCTGGCTGCCGCGATCGAGCACGCCCGCGGGGACTGCCCCGTCCGGCTCGTGCACGTGTCCATCGGCACCAATATCGGGCTCTCGGGAGCGCTCACCGAGGGGCTGGCCGCCTGCCGCAACGACGTCGTCGCCCGGATGGATGCCGACA